From the Acidovorax sp. NCPPB 3576 genome, the window TGGCCAAGCTGGGACTGAAGGGGCACCGCACGAGCCGCGCCGAGGCGGACGAACTGTCATTGCAGGCTTGAACTAACTGCGCCTGCTGCGGCCCCGCGGCCGCTGCTCACGCCTTTGGCGTGTATTGCAGCAGGCGCATGGCGCCCGCGATCGACACCGCAGCGCCCGAATAGTTCTCCCACGGGGTGTTGCCGATGCGCAGCCGCTCGTCCACGTTACGCACCGTCCATTGCGCACTGCTGGCGAGCGCTTCCAGCTCCTTCCAGGCCAGTGGCACCGAAATGCCCAGGCCCGGCCGCGAGCGGGCCGACCAGGCGCTGACCGTGGTGGCGCTCAGCCCGTTGCGCAAATAGTCCACGAACACTTTTCCCACGCGGTTGCGTGGGCCGCTCTTGGCCACGAACAGCGCCGGAATGGTGCGGGCCATGTGCTGCACGATGGCCTGCGAAAACCCCTTGACCGTGTTCCAGTCGTGCCGCCGCTGAATGGGCACCACCACATGCAGGCCCTTGCCGCCGCTGGTCTTGAGGAATGACGGAAGGCCCAGTTCGGTCAGCATCACGCGCATCAGGGTGGCGGCCTCCTGCATGCGTTCCCAATCGAGACCCTCGCCGGGGTCCAGGTCGAACGTCATGCGGTCGGGCCGGTCGATGCGGTCCTTGCGGGCATTCCAGGTGTGGAACTCCACCGTGTTCATCTGCGCGGCGGCCAGCAGGCCTTCGGGCGCCACCACCTCCAATAGCGGCGGGTGATCGGGGTACAGCGATGCCTTGAGCGGCTGCACGCCCTGAAGGTTGCCTTGCTCCTGGTGGCGCTGGAAGAACAGCTCGCCACCGACGCCGGCCGGCGCCCGCACCAGCGAGACGGGCCGCTGGTGCAGGTGCTCCATCATCAGCGGCGCCACCAGCGCGTAATAGCGCACGAGGTCGATCTTGGTGGTGCCCGATTCCGGGTCGATGACCCGGTCGGCATGGGTCACGCGCAGGGTGTCCGCTCGCGCGGTCGATGGCTTGGCGCGGGTGGCGGCCTTGGCCCGTGCCTTGGCGGGAAGAGGGTGCTCGTGCACGATGTCCTTGGCGGGCTTGTCGTCCCGCAGGCCGCGGAACACGGCGTGGCGGATGCGTTCGCTGTGCGTCCAGCTGGCGAAGGCCACCTCCGCCAGCAATAGCGGCCGCACCCAATGCACCTTGGCCGCGCCCCGCGCCGCGTTGGCGAACGGGCTCTTGGAGATCGTCAGTGCCCCCAGGCGCTCGCGCAACTGCGCCAGGCTGCGTTCGTTGAACCCGGTGCCGACATTGCCCACGTAGCGCATGCTCCCGTCATCGTCCTGCACGCCCAGCAACAGCGCGCCGATGCCGGTGCGCGTGCCCCTGGGCTCGGTGTAGCCGCCGATCACGAACTCCTGGCGCTGGCCGCATTTGAGCTTGATCCAGTCCGCCGTGCGGTGCGATACGTAAGGTGCACTCTTGCGTTTGCCGATCACGCCTTCGAACCCGAGCCGGCAGGCCGAGGCGATGAGTTGTCCGGGTGCGGCATCGAAGGCTTCGCTGAAGCGCACCCTCTGCCCCTCGCCATCGGGCACGATGGCGCGAAGGGCCTCGCGGCGGTCCGTGACAGGCAGTGCGCGCAGGTCGGCCCCGTTCAGGAAAGGCAGGTCGAACGCGTAGAACACCAGCCCTGCGGCGGCGCCGGTCTCGAACGCGTTCTGCAGCGCCTGGAAGTCGGGCATACCCCGGCGGTCCATCGCCACGATTTCGCCGTCGATCCATCCGCTGTCGATGGGGAGTTTTTTCAGAGCCTCGGCGAGCTGCGGCATCTTGTGCACCCAGTCGTTGCCGTTGCGGGTGAACAGCTGCACCTGGCCTTGGTCGATGCGTGCAAGCAGGCGGTAGCCGTCGAATTTGAGTTCGAACAACCAGTCTGCAAGGTCGGGTGGCGGGCCCTGAACCAGCGTGGCGAGTTGCGGGCTGAGCTTGGCGGGCAATTCGGATTTGACTGGTTTGGCACGCTGGGGGGCCTTCGGCGCGCGGGCTTTCCGAGGAGCCGGTTTTTCCGACAAGGGCGCCTGGCCAGGTACACCCGGTGGATCGGGCAGGGAGCTCACGCTGTCGGGCATTTCCTCCACCACGTTGAACTCGGCTGCCGGGCGCTCCAGACCGTCATGCTCTTTGATCAGCAGCCACGGCGGCTGCCGCTCTTCCTTTTGGCCGCGTCGGTGCATGCGCACCAGGGTCCAGCGCCCCTGCAGCTTGTGGCCGTGGATCTCGAACTTGAGTTTGCCCGCCTGGTAGCCCTTCACGGGGTCTTCCAGCGGCACCCAATAGCCCTTGTCCCAGATGATGACTTTGCCTGCACCGTATTGCCGCGCCGGAATCTGCCCCTCGAACTGGTTGTAGGCAATGGGGTGGTCCTCGACTTGCACGGCCATGCGCTTGTCGGCCGGATCGAAGCTGGGCCCCTTGGGCACGGCCCAGCTTTTCATGGTGCCCTCCATCTCCAGGCGCAGGTCGTAGTGCAGCCGGGTGGCCCAGTGCTTTTGGATCACGAACCGCAGCGCATCGGCGCGCGCCTCGGAGCCGCCTCGCGGCTCGGGGGTGATCGAGAAGTCGCGCTTTTGTTCGTACAGCGTAAGGGCGGCGGGGGTGGTGGGGGTGCGGGCCATGGCGTTTGGGGATGGGTGGAAACAGGATGGCCATGCGAATCATCTCGCAGAGTCTTGGTCGGTCGGCAAGGTAGCAGTGGCGAAAGGATCTGGGGTGTAGGAAACGAGCGCAACGCGTGTGGCTCGGGCTCGAATAATCATTTCTTCATCCTTTGTCACTGCATTCAATAATCCGTCGATATATTCCTACGTCTGATTAAAGAGAGGAAGATTGTTAAAAATTAACCAATCTAATTAAGGGAAATCGAGTAAGTGATTTCACCTATTGATTTAAATTGATAAATTGCTATTCGAGCGGTTCTAATTACATTTAGAGTCAAATATGGATTAACGATATAAGACGTAAGGGATATCATCAGCCACACCATTCCCGTTACAAATCCGGCATGGCCGGCCACCCTCCATGACACGCCGAGTCACCATCCAGACGCCCCTGGGCGAGCAGTTGCAGTTTCGCCAGCTGCAGGGCAAAGAAGCGCTGAGCGAGCTGTTTTCTTTGGACGTGGACCTGCTGAGCGAGAGCAAATCCATCGACCCCAAGGCCCTGCTGGGTAAGAGCGCCACCATCGTGGTGGAGACCGAAGGGGGCGGCACGCGCTATCTGGACGGCATCGTCACGCGCTTCGGGCTGCAGGGCCAGGACCACCGCTTCTACACCTACAAGGCCCGCCTGAGCCCCTGGCTGTGGCTGGCCACGCGGCAAAGCGACTTCAAGATCTTCCAGAACAAGACCGTGCCCGACATCATCGAAGAGGTGCTGGGCAAATACGGCTACCCGCTGCAGCGCAAGCTCACCCAGAGCTACCGCACCTGGGACTACTGCGTGCAGTACAACGAGACCGACTGCGCCTTCGTCTCGCGCCTCATGGAGCACGAGGGCATCTACTACTTCCACGAGCACAGCGCCGGCCAGCACGTGCTCACCCTGGCCGACGACATCGTCGCCTCGCACAGCCCGCTCGCTGGCGCTGCCGTCATCCCGTTCTACCCGCCCGAGAAGGCCGCCGTCGCCGACAAGGAAAACATCCACGCCTGGCAACTGGCGCAGGAGATCAAGCCCGGGCGGCACTACAACGACGACTACGACTTCAAGAAACCCAAGGCCGACCTGTCCAACATGCGCCAGACCCCGCCGGGGCATGCGCACGACAGCCACGAGATCTACGAATGGCCGGGCGGGTACACCGAGTTCGGCGACGGCGAGGCCTACGCGCGCTCGCGGCTGCAGTCGAGCCTGACCGGGCACAGCACCGTGCGGGGCGAATCGCGCCACCGGGCGCTCGCCCCCGGCTACACCTTCACGCTGGAGAACCACCCTCGCGAGGACCAGAACCAGCAATACCTGCTGACCGGGCTGGAATACCACTTCAAGGAAAACCCCCAGGTCAGCGCCGTGGCGCCCGGCCCCAAGGGCACGCCGCAGGAAGAGGGCTCGTTCCAGAAGTTCACCCTGCAGGCCCAGCCCACCAGCCTGCCCTACACGCCGGCGCGCACCACCCCCAAACCCAAGACCACCGGGCCGCAGACCGCGGTGGTGGTGGGCCCGCCGGGCGAGGAGATCTGGACCGACCAGTACGGGCGGGTGAAGGTGCAGTTCCACTGGGACCGCATCGGGGCGATGGACGAGAACTCCAGCTGCTGGGTGCGGGTGTCGCACCCGTGGGCGGGGCTGAACTACGGCAGCATCCACATCCCGCGCATCGGGCAGGAAGTCATCGTGGACTTTCTGAACGGCGATCCGGACTACCCCATCATCACCGGGCGGGTGTACAACGGCATCCAGATGCCGCCGTGGAAGCTGCCGGACAACAAGACGCAGTCGGGCACGCTCACCAACTGGAGCAAGGGCGGGGGCGGGGCGAGCATGCTGCGCTTTGAGGACAAGAAGGGCATCGAGCACCTGGAGCTGTCCAACACCTACGGCAACACGTACCTGAACATGGGGTACCTGATGCACCAGGGCAGCGGCTCGCAGCGCGGGTACGGGTTCGAGCTGCGCACGGACCTGTGGGGGTCGATCCGGGCGGACAAGGGGCTGCTGATCACCACGTACCCGCAGGACTTCACCTCCAAGGTGGCGAGCAACAATCCGGATGGGTTCGATCAGCTAGGGGCGACGCTTGCCAACACCTCTTCGCTCATGCAGGAGGCCGGGCAGGCCGTGTCGTCGGTGAACGCCACGATCGGCGCATTGGCGGATGTCAAATCTTCGCAGATCGCCAGCATGGGGGCGGGCATCGCGGCCATGACGGGGGGCGCGGCGGGCGGGCTGGCTTCGCTGGCCAAAATGGCAAGTTCGGGCTCGGGTGGCGATGGAGGAGGGGGCGCGGAAACGGCCATGCCCACCAATACCGACCCTGCCATGCCGGATGCGCGTGGCCTGATGGATTTGTCCAAGGACATCACCAAGCCGATCGTGTCCATCGTGAGCCCGGAAGGGCAAAGCATGATCAGTCCCAAGC encodes:
- the ligD gene encoding DNA ligase D, whose translation is MARTPTTPAALTLYEQKRDFSITPEPRGGSEARADALRFVIQKHWATRLHYDLRLEMEGTMKSWAVPKGPSFDPADKRMAVQVEDHPIAYNQFEGQIPARQYGAGKVIIWDKGYWVPLEDPVKGYQAGKLKFEIHGHKLQGRWTLVRMHRRGQKEERQPPWLLIKEHDGLERPAAEFNVVEEMPDSVSSLPDPPGVPGQAPLSEKPAPRKARAPKAPQRAKPVKSELPAKLSPQLATLVQGPPPDLADWLFELKFDGYRLLARIDQGQVQLFTRNGNDWVHKMPQLAEALKKLPIDSGWIDGEIVAMDRRGMPDFQALQNAFETGAAAGLVFYAFDLPFLNGADLRALPVTDRREALRAIVPDGEGQRVRFSEAFDAAPGQLIASACRLGFEGVIGKRKSAPYVSHRTADWIKLKCGQRQEFVIGGYTEPRGTRTGIGALLLGVQDDDGSMRYVGNVGTGFNERSLAQLRERLGALTISKSPFANAARGAAKVHWVRPLLLAEVAFASWTHSERIRHAVFRGLRDDKPAKDIVHEHPLPAKARAKAATRAKPSTARADTLRVTHADRVIDPESGTTKIDLVRYYALVAPLMMEHLHQRPVSLVRAPAGVGGELFFQRHQEQGNLQGVQPLKASLYPDHPPLLEVVAPEGLLAAAQMNTVEFHTWNARKDRIDRPDRMTFDLDPGEGLDWERMQEAATLMRVMLTELGLPSFLKTSGGKGLHVVVPIQRRHDWNTVKGFSQAIVQHMARTIPALFVAKSGPRNRVGKVFVDYLRNGLSATTVSAWSARSRPGLGISVPLAWKELEALASSAQWTVRNVDERLRIGNTPWENYSGAAVSIAGAMRLLQYTPKA
- a CDS encoding type VI secretion system Vgr family protein encodes the protein MTRRVTIQTPLGEQLQFRQLQGKEALSELFSLDVDLLSESKSIDPKALLGKSATIVVETEGGGTRYLDGIVTRFGLQGQDHRFYTYKARLSPWLWLATRQSDFKIFQNKTVPDIIEEVLGKYGYPLQRKLTQSYRTWDYCVQYNETDCAFVSRLMEHEGIYYFHEHSAGQHVLTLADDIVASHSPLAGAAVIPFYPPEKAAVADKENIHAWQLAQEIKPGRHYNDDYDFKKPKADLSNMRQTPPGHAHDSHEIYEWPGGYTEFGDGEAYARSRLQSSLTGHSTVRGESRHRALAPGYTFTLENHPREDQNQQYLLTGLEYHFKENPQVSAVAPGPKGTPQEEGSFQKFTLQAQPTSLPYTPARTTPKPKTTGPQTAVVVGPPGEEIWTDQYGRVKVQFHWDRIGAMDENSSCWVRVSHPWAGLNYGSIHIPRIGQEVIVDFLNGDPDYPIITGRVYNGIQMPPWKLPDNKTQSGTLTNWSKGGGGASMLRFEDKKGIEHLELSNTYGNTYLNMGYLMHQGSGSQRGYGFELRTDLWGSIRADKGLLITTYPQDFTSKVASNNPDGFDQLGATLANTSSLMQEAGQAVSSVNATIGALADVKSSQIASMGAGIAAMTGGAAGGLASLAKMASSGSGGDGGGGAETAMPTNTDPAMPDARGLMDLSKDITKPIVSIVSPEGQSMISPKPIVVSSGQSTSVHAQQHVTISSGAQLTQLAKAGMLTHVTSGGQSNMVSGGDVASVAQTGNMNLVAEQNISLSSTSLNANVLAKENVVVNAQSDTVFVNAGKNITQVAGESVTLVCGAASITLKADGTIVLNGVKGVFNFQDDLDQFGKKINLNC